The Mugil cephalus isolate CIBA_MC_2020 chromosome 11, CIBA_Mcephalus_1.1, whole genome shotgun sequence genome includes a window with the following:
- the LOC125015944 gene encoding uncharacterized protein LOC125015944, with the protein MDDPAAADGADDEYMAMDAEQWSDHEDIYENGDTSEPNPASRGDRKETAVANRPLQNTNNSPATQPALPLPDRYQTIRRPQQSGNRTKQLSQLALLRVTTLCLLVLCLLLIGSLIALSFVYNHLAEAHLEETMKTDQLREENNNLNQQIGNIRNLSQTYFISSTQRPECLTVQNLYILNYEVLEEQLRRNSFYLFSQTVTTRGWNCTSYSP; encoded by the exons ATGGACGATCCGGCAGCAGCAGACGGTGCAGATGATGAATACATGGCAATGGATGCTGAGCAATGGTCGGACCATGAGGACATTTACGAAAACGGAGATACATCTGAACCAAACCCTGCTTCCAGAGGAGACAGGAAAGAGACAGCAGTTGCTAACAGGCCACTGCAAAACACCAACAACTCACCGGCCACACAACCTGCCCTCCCGCTACCTGACAGGTACCAGACCATCAGACGCCCTCAACAGAGTGGAAATAGAACAAAGCAACTGTCCCAATTAG CTCTCCTCAGGGTTACTACACTGTGTCTGTTGGTGTTGTGTCTTCTGTTGATCGGATCGCTTATTGCCCTGAGTTTCGTTT ATAACCATTTAGCTGAGGCTCACTTGGAAGAGACTATGAAAACAGACCAATTGCGTGAGGAAAACAATAACTTGAACCAGCAAATAG GGAATATAAGAAATCTCTCCCAGACATACTTTATATCCAGCACTCAACGACCAGAATGCCTCACTGTGCAGAACCTGTACATACTAAATTATGAAGTGCTGGAG GAGCAACTGAGAAGGAATTCATTCTATCTGTTCAGCCAGACTGTGACTACTAGAGGCTGGAACTGTACAAGCTACTCTCCCTGA